A single Penaeus chinensis breed Huanghai No. 1 chromosome 7, ASM1920278v2, whole genome shotgun sequence DNA region contains:
- the LOC125027432 gene encoding pro-resilin-like has product MVVLSMSPSVSSQSLFTNMAYKVFALAALVVVAIARPDSPPTYGYSAPTPSYAPAKYDFNYAVNDQPSGNDFGHQEARDGDHTQGSYYVLLPDGRLQRVTYNVNGDSGYVADVTYEGEARYPTPKASYGPPQPSYKPPTPSYT; this is encoded by the exons ATGGTAGTACTCTCTATGTCGCCTTCAGTCTCATCGCAGTCTCTCTTCACTAACATGGCATATAAG GTATTTGCACTGGCCGCCCTTGTGGTCGTCGCTATCGCTCGTCCTGATAGCCCACCTACATATGGCTACTCTGCTCCCACACCCTCTTATGCAcctgccaagtacgacttcaactacgcaGTCAACGACCAGCCATCAGGGAACGACTTCGGACATCAGGAAGCCCGTGATGGAGACCacacacagggatcctactacgtcctTCTTCCTGATGGTCGTCTGCAGAGGGTCACCTACAATGTGAACGGAGATTCCGGTTACGTGGCTGATGTCACCTACGAGGGAGAAGCTCGGTACCCCACCCCAAAGGCCTCCTATGGTCCTCCTCAGCCATCCTACAAGCCACCCACTCCTTCCTATACTTAA
- the LOC125027436 gene encoding pro-resilin-like — MSFKVFALAALVVVAIARPDRPPTYGYSAPTPSYAPAKYDFNYAVNDPPSGNDFGHQEARDGDNTQGSYYVLLPDGRLQRVTYNVNGDSGYVADVTYEGEAQYPTPKASYGPPQPSYKPPTPSYA; from the exons ATGTCATTCAAG gtATTTGCACTGGCTGCTCTTGTGGTCGTTGCCATCGCTCGTCCTGATAGACCGCCTACATATGGCTACTCTGCTCCAACACCTTCCTACGCAcccgccaagtacgacttcaactacgctGTCAATGATCCACCATCTGGTAACGACTTCGGACATCAGGAAGCCCGTGATGGAGAcaacacacagggatcctactatgtccttcttcccgacggtcgtctgcagaggGTCACCTACAATGTGAACGGAGATTCCGGTTACGTGGCTGATGTCACCTACGAGGGAGAGGCACAGTACCCAACCCCAAAGGCCTCCTATGGTCCTCCTCAGCCTTCGTACAAGCCACCTACACCTTCTTATGCTTAA
- the LOC125027437 gene encoding pro-resilin-like, whose product MTFKVFVLAVLTAVAVARPDSPPRYGYSAPTPSYAPAKYDFNYAVNDPPSGNDFGHEEARDGDSTQGSYYVLLPDGRLQRVTYNVNGDSGYVADVTYEGGAQYPTPKASYGPPQPSYKPPTSSYA is encoded by the exons ATGACATTCAAG GTATTTGTACTGGCCGTCCTTACGGCCGTCGCCGTCGCCCGTCCAGATAGCCCGCCTAGATATGGCTACTCTGCTCCCACACCCTCTTATGCACCTGCCAAAtacgacttcaactacgccgtCAACGACCCACCATCTGGCAACGACTTCGGACATGAGGAAGCCCGTGATGGAGACAGcacacagggatcctactacgtcttgcttcccgacggtcgtctgcagaggGTCACCTATAATGTGAACGGTGACTCCGGTTACGTGGCTGATGTCACCTACGAGGGAGGGGCACAGTACCCAACCCCAAAGGCCTCCTATGGTCCTCCTCAGCCTTCCTACAAGCCTCCCACTTCCTCATATGCTTAA
- the LOC125027431 gene encoding pro-resilin-like → MSFKVIALAALVVVAIARPDSPPTYGYSAPTPSYAPAKYDFNYAVNDQPSGNDFGHQEARDGDNTQGSYYVLLPDGRLQRVTYNVNGDSGYVADVTYEGEAQYPTPKASYGPPQPSYKPPTPSYA, encoded by the exons ATGTCATTCAAG GTAATTGCACTGGCCGCCCTTGTGGTCGTCGCTATCGCTCGTCCTGATAGCCCACCTACATATGGCTACTCTGCTCCAACACCTTCTTACGCAcctgccaagtacgacttcaactacgccgtCAACGACCAGCCATCAGGGAACGACTTCGGACATCAGGAAGCGCGTGATGGAGAcaacacacagggatcctactacgtccttctccccgacggtcgtctgcagaggGTCACCTACAATGTGAACGGAGATTCCGGTTACGTGGCTGATGTCACCTACGAGGGAGAGGCTCAGTACCCCACCCCAAAGGCCTCCTATGGTCCTCCTCAGCCTTCCTACAAGCCACCTACACCTTCCTATGCATAA
- the LOC125027429 gene encoding pro-resilin-like, with product MSFKVIALAALVVVAIARPDSPPTYGYSAPTPSYAPAKYDFNYAVNDPPSGNDFGHQEARDGDNTQGSYYVLLPDGRLQRVTYNVNGDSGYVADVTYEGEAQYPTPKASYGPPQPSYKPPTPSYA from the exons ATGTCATTCAAG GTAATTGCACTGGCCGCCCTTGTGGTCGTCGCTATCGCTCGTCCTGATAGCCCACCTACATATGGCTACTCTGCTCCAACACCTTCTTACGCAcctgccaagtacgacttcaactacgccgtCAACGACCCACCATCTGGTAACGACTTCGGACATCAGGAAGCCCGTGATGGAGAcaacacacagggatcctactacgtccttctccccgacggtcgtctgcagaggGTCACCTACAATGTGAACGGAGATTCCGGTTACGTGGCTGATGTCACCTACGAGGGAGAGGCTCAGTACCCCACCCCAAAGGCCTCCTATGGGCCTCCTCAGCCATCCTACAAGCCACCTACTCCTTCCTATGCTTAA
- the LOC125027434 gene encoding pro-resilin-like, giving the protein MAFKVFALAALVVVAIARPDSPPTYGYSAPTPSYAPAKYDFNYAVNDQPSGNDFGHQEAREGDNTQGSYYVLLPDGRLQRVTYNVNGDSGYVADVTYEGEARYPTPKASYGPPQPSYKPPTPSYA; this is encoded by the exons ATGGCATTTAAG GTATTTGCACTGGCCGCCCTTGTGGTCGTCGCTATCGCTCGTCCTGATAGCCCACCTACATATGGCTACTCTGCTCCCACACCCTCTTATGCAcctgccaagtacgacttcaactacgccgtCAACGACCAGCCATCAGGCAACGACTTCGGACATCAGGAAGCCCGTGAGGGAGAcaacacacagggatcctactacgtcctTCTTCCTGATGGTCGTCTGCAGAGGGTCACCTACAATGTGAACGGAGATTCCGGTTACGTGGCTGATGTCACCTACGAGGGAGAAGCTCGGTACCCCACCCCAAAGGCCTCCTATGGTCCTCCCCAGCCTTCGTACAAGCCACCTACACCTTCCTATGCTTAA
- the LOC125027433 gene encoding pro-resilin-like, giving the protein MSFKVIALAALVVVAIARPDSPPTYGYSAPTPSYAPAKYDFNYAVNDQPSGNDFGHQEARDGDNTQGSYYVLLPDGRLQRVTYNVNGDSGYVADVTYEGEAQYPTPKASYGPPQPSYKPPTPSYA; this is encoded by the exons ATGTCATTCAAG GTAATTGCACTGGCCGCCCTTGTGGTCGTCGCTATCGCTCGTCCTGATAGCCCACCTACATATGGCTACTCTGCTCCAACACCTTCTTACGCAcctgccaagtacgacttcaactacgccgtCAACGACCAGCCATCAGGGAACGACTTCGGACATCAGGAAGCCCGTGATGGAGAcaacacacagggatcctactacgtccttctccccgacggtcgtctgcagaggGTCACCTACAATGTGAACGGAGATTCCGGTTACGTGGCTGATGTCACCTACGAGGGAGAGGCTCAGTACCCCACCCCAAAGGCCTCCTATGGGCCTCCTCAGCCTTCCTACAAGCCACCTACACCTTCCTATGCTTAA
- the LOC125027430 gene encoding pro-resilin-like — translation MAFKVFALAALVVVAIARPDSPPTYGYSAPTPSYAPAKYDFNYAVNDQPSGNDFGHQEARDGDHTQGSYYVLLPDGRLQRVTYNVNGDSGYVADVTYEGEARYPTPKASYGPPQPSYKPPTPSYA, via the exons ATGGCATTTAAG GTATTTGCACTGGCCGCCCTTGTGGTCGTCGCTATCGCTCGTCCTGATAGCCCACCTACATATGGCTACTCTGCTCCCACACCCTCTTATGCAcctgccaagtacgacttcaactacgccgtCAACGACCAGCCATCAGGCAACGACTTCGGACATCAGGAAGCCCGTGATGGAGACCacacacagggatcctactacgtcctTCTTCCTGATGGTCGTCTGCAGAGGGTCACCTACAATGTGAACGGAGATTCCGGTTACGTGGCTGATGTCACCTACGAGGGAGAAGCTCGGTACCCCACCCCAAAGGCCTCCTATGGTCCTCCTCAGCCATCCTACAAGCCACCTACTCCTTCCTATGCTTAA
- the LOC125027435 gene encoding pro-resilin-like: MAYKVFALAALVVVAIARPDSPPTYGYSAPTPSYAPAKYDFNYAVNDQPSGNDFGHQEARDGDHTQGSYYVLLPDGRLQRVTYNVNGDSGYVADVTYEGEARYPTPKASYGPPQPSYKPPTPSYA, from the exons ATGGCATATAAG GTATTTGCACTGGCCGCCCTTGTGGTCGTCGCTATCGCTCGTCCTGATAGCCCACCTACATATGGCTACTCTGCTCCCACACCCTCTTATGCAcctgccaagtacgacttcaactacgcaGTCAACGACCAGCCATCAGGGAACGACTTCGGTCATCAGGAAGCCCGTGATGGAGACCacacacagggatcctactacgttcTTCTTCCTGATGGTCGTCTGCAGAGGGTCACCTACAATGTGAACGGAGATTCCGGTTACGTGGCTGATGTCACCTACGAGGGAGAAGCTCGGTACCCCACCCCAAAGGCCTCCTATGGTCCTCCTCAGCCATCCTACAAGCCACCCACTCCTTCCTATGCTTAA